In Amaranthus tricolor cultivar Red isolate AtriRed21 chromosome 3, ASM2621246v1, whole genome shotgun sequence, a single window of DNA contains:
- the LOC130809141 gene encoding protein RETARDED ROOT GROWTH, mitochondrial-like: MGRWAAYRLLRRLPSLSKPSSVPLYPSQFSLLSSDPTIQFFPFKPFSSSASSSSTALAHDFDYGFRDLSHFYVDEDRETAKIPVKAYFLSTSINLRSMQAENAGNVVPPTSRTSNYVTFRFCNLPSETMGLGVENNAICNRYMVVFQYGSAVLFNVDDHEVDFFLNIARRHASGLLSELRKDDYMVKEKPTLAEDMQGGADYIILKHLDTDGIRIIGSVLGQSIALDYFVSQVDIMVEEFANINRGMEKTGTFTMHRKKLFQLVGRANSNLADVILKVGLFDRSEIAWRDAKYAQINEYLREEYEVAQRFGNLDIKLKFVEHNIHFLQEVLQNRRSDLLEWCIIVLLSIENVISLYEIIRDSAAGSV, from the exons ATGGGGAGATGGGCAGCATACCGTCTCCTCCGTCGTCTACCCTCCTTATCGAAACCATCTTCCGTTCCCCTTTACCCTTCTCAATTCTCCCTTTTATCTTCAGATCCCACCATTCAATTTTTTCCTTTTAAGCCCTTCTCTTCTTCCGCTTCCTCATCTTCTACTGCTCTTGCGCATGATTTTGATTATGGATTTCGTGATCTTTCTCATTTTTACGTTGATGAGGATCGAGAAACGGCTAAGATTCCCGTTAAAGCTTATTTTCTTTCCACAAG TATCAACTTAAGGAGCATGCAGGCGGAGAATGCTGGGAATGTTGTCCCTCCAACCTCCCGTACCTCAAATTACGTTACATTCAGATTTTGCAATCTACCATCAGAAACAATG GGCTTGGGCGTTGAAAACAACGCAATTTGCAACCGATACATGGTGGTATTTCAATACGGATCTGCTGTCCTCTTCAATGTTGACGATCATGAAGTTGattttttcttgaatattgCTAGAAGACATGCTTCTGGATTGCTTTCAGAGTTGAGGAAAGATG ACTACATGGTAAAGGAGAAGCCAACACTAGCTGAAGATATGCAGGGTGGTGCTGACTATATAATTCTTAAACATCTCGACACTGATGGTATTCGCATCATTGGAAGTGTGCTTGGCCAAAGCATTGCTTTAGACTATTTTGTGTCCCAG GTTGATATTATGGTCGAAGAATTTGCAAATATAAATCGAGGAATGGAGAAAACTGGAACATTTACAATGCATAGAAAGAAGCTCTTTCAACTAGTTGGCAGAGCAAATTCTAATCTTGCCGATGTCATCCTTAAAGTTGGTCTTTTTGATAG ATCAGAAATTGCTTGGAGGGATGCAAAATATGCACAAATAAATGAGTATCTTCGTGAAGAGTATGAAGTAGCTCAGCGTTTTGGAAATCTTGATATCAAGCTGAAATTTGTGGAG CACAACATCCATTTCCTGCAAGAAGTCCTGCAGAATAGGAGATCAGATCTGTTAGAATGGTGCATCATCGTGTTGTTGAGTATCGAGAACGTAATATCACTATACGAGATCATTCGGGACTCAGCCGCTGGT